One Algihabitans albus DNA segment encodes these proteins:
- a CDS encoding HIT domain-containing protein yields the protein MAETFDLHSDFAKLDLVEDWDLCRVLLMEDSYYPWLVLVPRRDGLRDFHDLEGADLQGATAEIVKASKVLVNCFRPDKMNVAALGNQTPQLHIHVIARFQTDPAWPGPIWGKIPARPYDPVEREDLLVRLRGAIVEMENAEG from the coding sequence ATGGCTGAGACCTTCGACCTGCACTCCGACTTCGCCAAGCTGGACCTGGTCGAGGACTGGGATCTCTGCCGCGTACTCCTGATGGAGGACTCCTATTATCCCTGGCTTGTCCTCGTGCCCCGTCGCGACGGGCTGCGCGACTTCCACGATCTGGAGGGGGCCGATCTCCAGGGGGCGACGGCGGAGATCGTGAAGGCCTCGAAGGTCTTGGTGAACTGCTTCAGGCCCGACAAGATGAACGTGGCGGCGCTCGGCAACCAGACCCCGCAACTGCATATCCATGTCATCGCCCGCTTCCAGACCGACCCGGCCTGGCCCGGACCGATCTGGGGGAAAATTCCGGCGCGGCCTTACGATCCGGTCGAGCGCGAGGACCTGCTGGTCCGCCTGCGCGGCGCGATCGTCGAGATGGAAAATGCCGAGGGGTGA